A portion of the Microlunatus phosphovorus NM-1 genome contains these proteins:
- a CDS encoding MerR family transcriptional regulator, giving the protein MDGSQGEPTWRVGELARLTGLSVRTLHHYDQIGLLQPARRTPGGHRLYTPADVTQLAFIVVLRRAGVALAEIGRQLKAHPGGFDLATTMEQRSRALEETLIDTVAFGRLLAAEPVESVAGDPSRLRRLVRWVPQHSTTTQPLILLVYADVEVAYHRLIDMFGFEPGPISRRPDGTCGYAELSGPTGSIRLHAPRPGLSPPDPTSDPSSMTVVGVANIIEHHQQAKRAGAEIVRPVSTLFGMREYQAFDHEHHLWCFQEPTT; this is encoded by the coding sequence ATGGATGGATCACAAGGCGAACCGACTTGGCGCGTCGGCGAACTCGCGCGGTTGACGGGATTGTCGGTGCGCACACTCCACCACTATGACCAGATCGGTCTCCTTCAACCCGCCCGACGAACGCCGGGAGGTCATCGTCTCTACACGCCGGCCGATGTCACCCAACTCGCGTTCATCGTGGTGTTGCGTCGCGCCGGAGTGGCACTGGCCGAGATCGGAAGACAATTGAAGGCGCATCCTGGCGGATTTGATCTGGCCACGACGATGGAGCAACGATCCCGTGCGCTTGAGGAGACGTTGATCGACACGGTCGCGTTCGGTCGCCTGCTTGCAGCTGAGCCGGTGGAATCCGTCGCCGGCGATCCGAGTCGACTGCGTCGCCTGGTGCGTTGGGTGCCGCAGCACAGCACCACGACCCAGCCCCTCATCCTGCTCGTCTATGCCGATGTCGAGGTCGCCTATCACCGCCTGATCGACATGTTCGGCTTCGAGCCGGGTCCGATCAGTCGCCGCCCGGACGGGACGTGCGGCTACGCCGAGTTGTCCGGACCGACTGGCAGCATCCGACTCCACGCGCCAAGGCCCGGTCTGAGCCCACCGGATCCGACCTCCGATCCGTCGTCGATGACCGTGGTCGGCGTGGCCAACATCATCGAGCATCACCAGCAGGCGAAGCGGGCAGGAGCGGAGATCGTACGGCCGGTCAGCACTCTTTTCGGCATGCGTGAATACCAGGCTTTCGATCACGAGCACCACCTATGGTGCTTTCAAGAGCCGACGACGTAG
- a CDS encoding VOC family protein yields the protein MADLLRALGLEVVGEDGYVEVTGPSITLSIMRGAMVDVPSLGGVLLQLDVDDVVTAARIGRDAGASVVREPTTDEAGNQSAFLQLSVGLTIELMSSTGR from the coding sequence GTGGCAGACCTGCTGCGTGCCCTTGGTCTTGAGGTCGTCGGGGAGGACGGCTATGTCGAGGTCACCGGACCGTCGATCACGCTGTCGATCATGCGCGGAGCGATGGTGGATGTTCCGTCGCTGGGCGGCGTCTTGCTTCAACTCGACGTCGATGATGTGGTGACGGCGGCCAGAATCGGCCGCGACGCTGGTGCATCGGTTGTCCGCGAGCCAACGACAGACGAAGCGGGCAATCAGTCCGCGTTCCTTCAGTTGTCTGTCGGTTTGACCATCGAGCTCATGTCTTCGACGGGCCGATAG
- a CDS encoding phosphotransferase — MSRWGSATWRAEAQRWAFETLDSMGVNHANSMHDLSIQAWSAVWRISAASGDAVMKQLRPRDAQEIRFHQFCAEAAPRFVEPPLASDLAEARMLLRDGGPNLHEFDVNPDLMAEVVVDYAKLQQSLVGRDTEAAAAGIPNWSPADAVAELRSQAQILAAMPATDLRRITTDQYDRLISELPSYRSAGQVLTASAVPLSLDHGDLWMGNILAAKSSGAYRFIDLGDAAWTHPFMSLMPLLYDCHRRWTRDSTRFDLNREDLRSISSAYLGAWSQYGARQDLELAFDAAAFLAPLRRSRAVISNFEHAGVSDAHDLGPTPWTWLTAGQAFGCGMLS; from the coding sequence GTGTCTCGGTGGGGGTCTGCAACCTGGCGTGCAGAGGCGCAACGATGGGCGTTCGAGACGCTCGACTCGATGGGTGTTAATCATGCGAACTCGATGCACGATCTTTCGATCCAAGCCTGGTCGGCGGTGTGGCGCATATCTGCCGCTTCGGGTGACGCGGTGATGAAACAGCTCCGACCACGGGATGCACAGGAGATCCGGTTTCACCAGTTCTGCGCTGAAGCGGCCCCACGATTCGTTGAGCCTCCGCTCGCGTCGGATCTGGCTGAGGCACGCATGCTGCTCCGGGACGGCGGTCCCAACTTGCACGAGTTCGATGTCAACCCGGACTTGATGGCTGAGGTGGTCGTCGACTACGCCAAGCTGCAGCAGTCCTTGGTCGGACGTGATACCGAAGCCGCAGCTGCCGGCATCCCGAACTGGAGTCCTGCTGACGCGGTCGCGGAGCTTCGGTCGCAGGCGCAGATCCTCGCGGCCATGCCGGCGACCGACCTGCGTCGTATCACCACAGATCAGTACGACAGGTTGATCAGCGAATTGCCCAGCTATCGGTCTGCCGGCCAGGTCCTCACGGCCTCGGCTGTTCCGCTCAGTCTTGATCACGGCGACCTCTGGATGGGGAACATCCTGGCGGCGAAGTCGAGCGGCGCGTACAGATTCATCGATCTCGGGGATGCCGCATGGACGCACCCGTTCATGTCGCTGATGCCGCTGCTCTACGACTGCCATCGACGATGGACGCGGGACAGCACGAGGTTCGACCTCAACCGTGAGGATCTCCGCAGCATCAGCTCCGCCTACCTGGGTGCATGGAGCCAGTACGGCGCGCGACAGGATCTCGAGCTGGCCTTCGATGCGGCCGCCTTTCTGGCGCCGCTTCGCCGAAGCCGTGCCGTGATCAGCAACTTCGAGCACGCCGGCGTCAGTGATGCCCACGACCTCGGTCCGACCCCTTGGACCTGGCTCACAGCCGGCCAGGCATTCGGGTGCGGCATGCTGTCGTAG
- a CDS encoding RidA family protein, translating into MSEHIRLIRSSILAEAPYAYAAMAPPGSSLVFLAGACPLDSTGTTRAPGDHAAQAVAALDNLEAALAEIGASLTDVLATRVLVATADRADLVTVWNVVADRFGPHDVPSTLLGVTVLGYPDQLVEIEAVAACDSNP; encoded by the coding sequence ATGTCCGAGCACATCAGACTGATCCGATCATCGATTCTGGCGGAAGCTCCGTACGCGTACGCAGCGATGGCTCCTCCGGGCAGCAGTCTCGTGTTCCTGGCCGGTGCCTGTCCGCTCGACTCAACCGGAACGACTCGGGCTCCCGGTGACCATGCCGCTCAAGCCGTTGCGGCGCTCGACAACCTGGAAGCAGCGTTGGCTGAGATCGGTGCATCGCTGACGGACGTGCTGGCCACCCGGGTGCTGGTCGCCACCGCAGACCGTGCGGACCTGGTGACGGTGTGGAATGTCGTTGCGGACCGGTTCGGCCCGCACGACGTGCCGAGCACCTTGCTGGGTGTCACGGTGCTGGGCTATCCCGACCAACTGGTGGAGATCGAGGCCGTCGCAGCGTGCGACTCGAACCCGTAG
- a CDS encoding VOC family protein yields the protein MPDNALLPVLAYPSVSEAVTWLIKAFGFTLRWQIEEHRAQLGVGDHAAIVITEGPRPSDGIDHVMVRVPDVDAHRARAASAGAVVDDAANHFYGERQYTATDFAGRTWVFSQSIADLDPTDWGAHTA from the coding sequence ATGCCTGACAATGCCCTTCTCCCCGTCCTGGCCTATCCATCGGTGTCGGAAGCCGTGACCTGGCTTATCAAGGCATTCGGATTCACCCTGCGCTGGCAGATCGAGGAGCACAGAGCCCAACTCGGCGTGGGCGATCACGCCGCCATCGTGATCACGGAGGGACCCCGACCTTCCGATGGCATCGACCACGTTATGGTCCGGGTCCCTGACGTCGACGCCCACCGCGCTCGGGCCGCAAGTGCCGGCGCGGTCGTCGACGACGCAGCGAATCACTTCTACGGCGAGCGGCAGTACACCGCGACCGACTTCGCCGGAAGAACCTGGGTCTTCAGCCAGTCGATCGCCGACCTTGATCCAACAGATTGGGGAGCACACACCGCCTGA